From the Lysinibacillus fusiformis genome, the window TTCTTGTAATAATCTATGAATATTCCCTTTTGTTTTTCATCATACTACAAAAAGATGTATTAAAAAAGCATCTTTAATTATTCTAGTAAGATAAAAACATTGGATAAAAGTTCTGAATTGTGCGATAATTGAAGTAAATCATCATGAGCATTACCAATTCATCTAATAGGAGGGCTTGCTATGAATAAACGCTTTCATTTTATATCGATTGTTACAGGAAACTTGTTAACAATCGGAGCTATTTTTATTTATGCCTTGCAAAGTCAAGTGGATGTAGCCCTCAGCACGTATGCTCTTGTGATGGGTTTTTTAAGTACATTACTGGTGGTTTTCTTCTATATATGGGGAGAAGAAAAGCAACAAGTATCCAATCGTTTTTTGAAATAATATGTATCATTTGTCAGTAGCACGTTTAATGTGGTTCCTTCCCTTTCTATATGCAAAGGGATTTTTTTATGTAAAGATTTAGTCGCGTGAATCAAAAAGTAAGTCAGAAGAGATACTATGTCATACCATTCATTTAGAAAATTAATTATTTGATGTCGTGGAATTGAGATTAAACCTCACCAATTATTCGGGTCTATAAAACAGCTATTTCCATCTATTTTTACTAAAATGGCTTCTTAGATTTATTCACAATTCCCTCCTTTTCCGAGGTATTCCCCTCCGTATACGTCTAATTGTTGTAGAAAAATAAAATTTTTTGTAGAAAATTTTAAAACAATGATTGAGTAGTATATCAATTTTCTGTATAATCAGCTTGTTTGACAATACTTTATATGAACTTGGGGGTAGACAATTGGGTAAAGCATTGATTATCGGAGCTGGCGGAGTTGCCAGTGTTGTGGTACACAAGTGTGTTCAAAATTCGGACGTATTTGAGGAAATTTGTATCGCAAGTAGAACTGTTTCAAAATGTGACGCTCTAAAAGAAAAACTTGACGGCGGAAAAACAAAAATTCATACTGCACAGGTAGACGCAGACAATACAGAAGAGGTTATTGAGCTTATTAAAGCTTTCGGACCAGATGTTGTGATTAACGTGGCCTTACCTTATCAGGACTTAACGATTATGGATGCTTGCTTAGCGACAGGTGTGCACTATGTGGATACTGCAAACTACGAGCCACCTGAAACGGCAAAATTTGAATATAAATGGCAATGGGCTTATAAAGAGAAGTTTGAAAAAGCTGGCTTAACTGCACTACTTGGTAGCGGTTTTGACCCAGGTGTAACAGGCGTTTTCACAGCTCATGCACAAAAACATGAATTTGATGAAATCCACTATATCGATATCGTGGATGCCAATGCGGGAGATCATGGTTATCATTTCGCAACAAACTTCAACCCAGAAATTAACATTCGCGAAATTACAGCGAATGGTCGTTACTGGAAAGAAGGCGAGTGGGTTGAAACAGCACCACTTGAGAAAAAAGAAGTGTATAACCTACCGGAAATCGGACCAAAAGATATTTACCTTCTATACCATGAAGAACTGGAATCACTTGCAAAAAATATCAAAGGTTTAAAACAAATCCGCTTCTGGATGACGTTCTCTGAAAAATACTTAACACACTTAAAAGTATTAGAAAACGTAGGTATGACATCAATTGAGCCAATCGAATTCGAAGGACAAATGATTCAACCAATCCACTTCCTTAAAGCGGTATTACCTGATCCAGCTTCACTTGGACCACGTACAAAAGGTAAAACAAACATCGGTTGTATCATTCGCGGTCTAAAAGACGGCAAAGAAAAAACGTATTATGTGTACAACGTATGTGACCACGAAGAGTGCTACAACGAGGTTGGTTCACAAGCGATTTCTTACACAACTGGCGTACCAGCTATGATCGGTGCAATGCTTGTGATGAACGGTGAATGGCGTAAACCAGGTGTTTGGAATGTGGAAGATTTCAATCCAGATCCATTCATGGATGCATTAAATAAATGGGGTCTACCATGGCAAGAAAGCCATAACCCAGAGTTACTAGACCTTGATTTAGATGCAAAGGAATTAAGCCGATGAAACCAATTGATTTTTCAAAAGTTCCATCCCCTTCTTATGTAGTGGATGAGCGATTATTAACAAAAAATCTTGAGCTTTTAAAATCAATTCAAGATCGTACAGGCTGCCGCATTTTACTAGCCCTTAAAGGGTTCTCTATGCATTCAACTTTCCCGCTAGTAGGGGAATATTTAGCAGGCATTACAGCCAGCTCCCTGCATGAGGCGCGTCTTGGCTATGAAAAAATGGGCAAAGAAGTACACGTTTATGCTCCTGCTTATATTGAGCATGAAATGGACGAGCTTCTAGGCTATGTGGATCACGTCGTATTTAACTCATTTAACCAATGGGCTCAGTTCAAGGATAAAGTAAAATCTACTGGTAAAACAATTGAATGTGGTATTCGTGTGAATCCTGAGTACTCTGAAATTGAAACAGCTCTTTACGATCCTTGTTATACGAATTCCCGTCTTGGAACGACTTTGGCTAACTTCGATAAATCACAGCTTGACGGTATCGATGGCTTACACTTCCATGCGATGTGTGAACAAAATTCAGATACATTAGAGCGTATTATTGAAGTGGTTGAAGAAAAGTTTGGTGATGTTTTACATCAAATGAAATGGTTGAATTTCGGTGGTGGTCACCATATTACACGTGAAGATTATGATGTAGAGAAACTTGTAAACATCATTAATTATATTCAAGATAAATACAACCTGCTTGTTTATCTAGAGCCAGGTGAAGCAGTAGCCCTTAATACAGGTTATTTAGTAGCTACTGTGCTTGATATTCAAGAAAATGGAATGGATCTTGCTATTTTAGATACGTCAGCAACATGTCACATGCCTGATGTACTTGAAATGCCTTACCGTCCAATGATTATTGGTTCTGGCCAAGCAAATGAATTAGCACACACATATCGCTTAGGTGGACTAACATGTCTAGCTGGTGATGTGATTGGCGATTATTCGTTTGAACAGCCATTAAAACCAGGTGATCGTCTTGTATTCACAGATATGGCTCATTATTCAATGGTGAAAAACCATATGTTTAACGGTGTCAACCTCCCTTCTATCGTTTCTTATAACGATGAAGAAGGCATTAAGGTTATCCGTGAGTTTAAATTTGAAGACTACAGTGGTCGTTTGTCTTAATGACATGCGAAAAGCCCTTCCAGTTTATGCTGGAAGGGCTTTTCATGTTGTTGAAAAACAAAGCAGTCAATTGAAACGCAGCTATAAATGATGATTCTTATAGAAAATCATAGCCCTTATTTTTCATTTTGTATTGGTTTTTTTGTAATAAAGATTGATCATTTCGGAAATTGAATATTCAACTAAAGCCCTCCGTTAGTTTAAGTACATTTCTTCACAAAATTAAATGTTTTACTAAGAACATTCCGTCCACTTATTACAGGAACGCTGTTTGGTTAGAAAGTAAACGTCTACATTATTGTTGAAACACTCCCACTATATGAATCTTTCAATAGTCTTAGTGATTTTTCCCCCTTTCCAATCCTCTTTGTTAAGAGTGTAATGATAATGAGTTTGGTCTTCAATTTCAATTTCTCCATTAAAACGAAATCCGCATTTTTGAATAACTTTATTTGAGCCTAAATTGTGAGGTAGAACAACTGTATTAAGCAGCTCTAAATCTGTATTCTCAAACAAATATTTTATCAATCCTTTTACTGCATTTGTTGTGTATCCACGACAACTGTATTGCTTTGAAATTGCATAAACAACTTCTCGGTTTGGTTCACTTAGCTCTTCTTTAATACCTATATTGCAGAAACCAATAAATTCTCCAGTTTCCTTCAATATAATTCCCAACTTCAGGTAATTAGCACTACTAATATTAGGTACAGCTAACAAAAACTTTTTATTGTCGGGTATTTCATAATTCGTGACCCAGTTTAATCGTTGTTCTTTTGTTGAACGCCAATCTGGCAGAAAATTATAAACTTCAGGTTGTGAGGTTAGCTCATAAATAGCATCAGCATCTTCAATTCTAAATTCTCTCAGTAAAATGTCACCACAATCTATTGTAAATAAATTGTTCATATCTATCCCCCCTATTCCTTTGCTAATATTCATTTTGCACAAAAAAACAATTCCTTAAGTAACAATGTCCGCCCAATACATACTTCCACTTCAGTTCATTAATCTAGATAAACTACGTCTGGGTCTCAAAAATCAATTAACTGGTTCCCCTTACCTTTTATAAGAGTTGATTAGATTATATCTGACTTACATTACTTGAAAAAACCTCAAACTTATTTCATAAAAGAAAATAAGCCAATGCGGCATAAAACCACATTGGCTTATTTTAAAAATTTGTTCTTTTTCTTTTCTCTTTTAATACAATTCTTTGAATACTTTTTGATGACAAATAATATTTTTCACACAAAGAAGCTATATTCAACCCCGATAGATAATCATTATATATATTAGAATTTCTTAGATCCAATTCTCCTCTGGTAGCAGTACTGGACCCCCAACTCTTTTTACTATCTTTTCTTCGTGGGATATAAATATATTCACCATCAACATATTTCTGTATTAACTCCACCAACTCAGTTGGAAGTATATGCTTTGCTTTTTTATAGCTCATTTTTGCACTCCTAATTTTTAGTATTTCTTTTAGGAAGAGCAAAGGCTACTTTTTCAATTATTTTATTATGCAATAGCCTTTGCTATGCAAAAATAGTATTCCTTCTCACACACTCAATCCTCCTTGCAATTTTAGATTTTAATACAATTTCACTTTACATTTAATACATATTATACCATATTGTTTTTGATTTATAAGAAGGAAAAAACAAACTGTAAGTTGAATTATAGAATTTATTGAAAACCAGTCACAAAGGAGATGTAATAAATGGAATACTATAAATAATTACGACAGTATGTAGGACATAGACCTATTATTTTACCTGGTTCTGTTGTCATCATTTTAAATGAACAAAATGATGTACTACTGCAAAAAAGGCATGATGGTTATTGGGGTTTACCAGGTGGTTTAATGGATTTAGGAGAAAGTTTTGAAGAGGTAGCAAAAAGAGAGGTTTTTGAAGAAACGGGATTAGTAGTTGAAAACTTAAAATTACTAAATGTCTTCTCTGGTTCTGAATATTACTTCAAAGTTCCAAATGGTGATGAATTATATTCGGTTACAGCAGTTTATTATACCAAAGATATAAGTGGAGAAATGAAAATTGATTATAGCGAGTCAGAAAAAATGCAATATTTCTCAATTAATAATTTGCCAAATGAATTATCTGATGAATATAGAGGGTTTATTGAGCAATACATAGATTTTGAAAAAATGTACTTAAAGTAACGGGGTCTTTAATTGAATATTCGCATCCCGAAATAACTAAACTTTTTTATAAAAACCAAACTAGATAAATAAAGAACCAACTGTTTTGATCAAACTTTGTTTCAAAACAGTTGGTTCCTTTCTGTATAAAAACAGCGTTTGCAACTTACTTTTAATCGAACTTTATTAAAAAACTACATCTATATAAAAAAACAGAATTAGTCCTTCAACTAATTCTGCAAAAAGCTATTATAATGTGTAACATTCTATTTGTCATGTTGTTAAATCTTTAACAGTAGAAAATAACTAGACTTTTTATAAAAATCTAAGACTCTACGTTTTCCTTTTCATTTTCAAGCATTTTGTGTAAATAATTGATGATCTCACGAATGCCATCTAATGAATTAACTAGTATTTTTGGATCAACATACGTAATCATTCGATTTTCGAGATTAGCTACAGCAGTAAAGTAGCGTGTTTTACTATAATTGACTAGACCCAATTGCTGAAGTACTGATTCATCGAAATCAAGAATTTCACGTGCTTCTGTGACAAGTAATCCATAATTGACCACATCTGTATTCAACACAATGATACGAGCAGTTGCTGGATTCGATGAGCGGTTGTACAGTATGCGTTCAAAATCAAGAACAGGTACAAGCTCACCACGAATTCTTGTAAAGCCTAGAAGATAATTAGGTAAATGGGGAATAGGTGTTACATGCTCTAATTTTTCAATTGAAATCGCTTGCTCCACCGGCACAGCATACTCCTCTGTCCCACAAGCAAAAACGACTGCTTTGACACTTTCCATAGGGTCACATCCTTATTCGACTGTTAGTTTTTCGCGGATTCTTTGACGATTTCTACTAGTAAATCTGCTAATTTTTCAAGCTCTTCTACTGGTATTTTTTCATTCGTTGTATGGATATCCTCGTATCCAACAGATAGATTAACTGTCGGAATGCCAAAACCTGCAATCACGTTTGCGTCTGATCCACCACCTGAAATGCCTAGTGTCGGTGTACGGTCAATATTGCGTGCAGCAGTCATGGCTATTTGAACTACTTTATCCGTTTCTGTTACACGGAATCCTGGGTACATCAGCTTCACTTCTACTTCAGCACGTGCACCTAATGACGCTGATACTTGTTCAAATGTTTCCTGCATATGCATTGTTTGCGCATCCAATTTAGCTTTGTCTATTGAGCGTGCTTCTGCAAGGATTGTCACTTCGTCACAAACAATATTTGTCGCTTGTCCACCTTCAAAACGTCCAATATTCGCTGTCGTTTCTTCATCTAAGCGGCCTAGTTTCATTTGAGCAATGCATTTTGATGCGACTGTAATAGCAGAAATTCCTTTTTCTGGAGCTACTCCCGCATGTGCCGTTTTACCGATAATTTTCGTGAAAATTTTCGCTTGGAATGGCGCCGCTGTCACGATG encodes:
- a CDS encoding CD3324 family protein; amino-acid sequence: MSYKKAKHILPTELVELIQKYVDGEYIYIPRRKDSKKSWGSSTATRGELDLRNSNIYNDYLSGLNIASLCEKYYLSSKSIQRIVLKEKRKRTNF
- a CDS encoding GNAT family N-acetyltransferase — encoded protein: MNNLFTIDCGDILLREFRIEDADAIYELTSQPEVYNFLPDWRSTKEQRLNWVTNYEIPDNKKFLLAVPNISSANYLKLGIILKETGEFIGFCNIGIKEELSEPNREVVYAISKQYSCRGYTTNAVKGLIKYLFENTDLELLNTVVLPHNLGSNKVIQKCGFRFNGEIEIEDQTHYHYTLNKEDWKGGKITKTIERFI
- a CDS encoding NUDIX hydrolase, which produces MQKRHDGYWGLPGGLMDLGESFEEVAKREVFEETGLVVENLKLLNVFSGSEYYFKVPNGDELYSVTAVYYTKDISGEMKIDYSESEKMQYFSINNLPNELSDEYRGFIEQYIDFEKMYLK
- the nspC gene encoding carboxynorspermidine decarboxylase — encoded protein: MKPIDFSKVPSPSYVVDERLLTKNLELLKSIQDRTGCRILLALKGFSMHSTFPLVGEYLAGITASSLHEARLGYEKMGKEVHVYAPAYIEHEMDELLGYVDHVVFNSFNQWAQFKDKVKSTGKTIECGIRVNPEYSEIETALYDPCYTNSRLGTTLANFDKSQLDGIDGLHFHAMCEQNSDTLERIIEVVEEKFGDVLHQMKWLNFGGGHHITREDYDVEKLVNIINYIQDKYNLLVYLEPGEAVALNTGYLVATVLDIQENGMDLAILDTSATCHMPDVLEMPYRPMIIGSGQANELAHTYRLGGLTCLAGDVIGDYSFEQPLKPGDRLVFTDMAHYSMVKNHMFNGVNLPSIVSYNDEEGIKVIREFKFEDYSGRLS
- a CDS encoding M20/M25/M40 family metallo-hydrolase; protein product: MTSRLVEEFFELVQIDSETKHEQLIAPILVDKLTALGFSVIQDDAHTRNGHGAGNIIATLKGTLDVEPIYFTSHMDTVVPGKGIKPSLREDGYIVSDGTTILGADDKAGLAALFEMVKRLKEQNIAHGDIEFIITAGEESGLVGAKELDPANIKAKYGFAVDSDGKVGGIVTAAPFQAKIFTKIIGKTAHAGVAPEKGISAITVASKCIAQMKLGRLDEETTANIGRFEGGQATNIVCDEVTILAEARSIDKAKLDAQTMHMQETFEQVSASLGARAEVEVKLMYPGFRVTETDKVVQIAMTAARNIDRTPTLGISGGGSDANVIAGFGIPTVNLSVGYEDIHTTNEKIPVEELEKLADLLVEIVKESAKN
- a CDS encoding saccharopine dehydrogenase family protein, coding for MGKALIIGAGGVASVVVHKCVQNSDVFEEICIASRTVSKCDALKEKLDGGKTKIHTAQVDADNTEEVIELIKAFGPDVVINVALPYQDLTIMDACLATGVHYVDTANYEPPETAKFEYKWQWAYKEKFEKAGLTALLGSGFDPGVTGVFTAHAQKHEFDEIHYIDIVDANAGDHGYHFATNFNPEINIREITANGRYWKEGEWVETAPLEKKEVYNLPEIGPKDIYLLYHEELESLAKNIKGLKQIRFWMTFSEKYLTHLKVLENVGMTSIEPIEFEGQMIQPIHFLKAVLPDPASLGPRTKGKTNIGCIIRGLKDGKEKTYYVYNVCDHEECYNEVGSQAISYTTGVPAMIGAMLVMNGEWRKPGVWNVEDFNPDPFMDALNKWGLPWQESHNPELLDLDLDAKELSR
- a CDS encoding chemotaxis protein CheW, whose amino-acid sequence is MESVKAVVFACGTEEYAVPVEQAISIEKLEHVTPIPHLPNYLLGFTRIRGELVPVLDFERILYNRSSNPATARIIVLNTDVVNYGLLVTEAREILDFDESVLQQLGLVNYSKTRYFTAVANLENRMITYVDPKILVNSLDGIREIINYLHKMLENEKENVES